A DNA window from Pirellulales bacterium contains the following coding sequences:
- a CDS encoding YgiQ family radical SAM protein: protein MSSSSSLLPILGQPAAAPVVPVATPPLPMSRAEMEARGWDEVDIVFVSGDAYVDHPSFAMALLGRLLESEGFRVAILSQPDWHSCEPWREFGRPRLFYAISAGNMDSMINHYTANRKVRNDDAYSPGGQIGRRPDRATLAYCQRAREAYKGVPVIAGGVEASLRRLAHYDYWSDKVRRAIIMDAKADLVIFGMGERAIIEVARRLAAGETVRDLRDLRGAVYRLGASEPEPGEETLRLPSFEEVSTDKRAFALATRLIHNETNPHNARRVAQAHGREWVVANPPAIPLAQAEMDRVYGLPFTRKPHPAYGGAKIPAYDVVKHSVQIMRGCFGGCTFCSITAHEGRIIQSRSKESILSEVRRMGEDPSFTGVVSDLGGPTANMYEMRCSRPEVEAVCRRLSCVHPTICKLLGTDHGPLIELMREARQQPGVRKVFIASGIRMDLARRDPVYMRELVRHHVGGKLKVAPEHVDPQVLDAMKKPANDDFLEFDREFQRASKEAGKQQYLVPYFIASHPASTLDSMIELALFLKRQGYQPDQVQDFIPSPMDIAAAMYYTGLDPFTMKPVYVAQHLSDRKLQRALLQFFKPENYFEVRKALEMAGRRDLIGDGCDSLIPSRPPKEALRRRRTEATQTLTKEKPSKRESRKQSSGGYRPHRTTQTRRTRKGQQ, encoded by the coding sequence ATGTCTAGCTCCTCCTCACTCCTGCCGATCCTGGGTCAGCCCGCGGCTGCGCCCGTCGTGCCGGTGGCGACGCCGCCGTTGCCGATGTCGCGCGCCGAGATGGAGGCTCGCGGCTGGGACGAAGTCGACATCGTGTTCGTCAGCGGCGACGCTTACGTCGATCACCCCAGCTTCGCGATGGCCCTGTTGGGCCGGCTGCTCGAAAGCGAGGGCTTCCGCGTCGCCATCCTGAGCCAGCCCGACTGGCACTCGTGCGAGCCGTGGCGCGAGTTCGGCCGTCCGCGACTGTTCTATGCGATCAGCGCGGGCAACATGGACTCGATGATCAATCACTACACGGCCAACCGCAAGGTGCGCAACGACGACGCCTATAGCCCGGGCGGACAAATCGGTCGCCGGCCTGATCGCGCCACGCTGGCCTACTGCCAGCGGGCTCGCGAGGCATACAAGGGGGTGCCGGTCATCGCCGGCGGCGTCGAGGCCAGCCTGCGACGTCTGGCGCACTACGACTATTGGAGCGACAAGGTCCGCCGCGCGATCATCATGGACGCCAAGGCCGACCTGGTGATCTTCGGCATGGGAGAACGCGCGATCATCGAAGTCGCGCGGCGTCTGGCCGCGGGCGAAACGGTGCGCGACCTGCGCGATCTCCGCGGCGCGGTCTATCGCCTGGGGGCCAGCGAGCCCGAGCCGGGCGAAGAAACCTTGCGTCTGCCGAGCTTCGAGGAAGTCTCGACCGACAAGCGCGCCTTCGCGCTGGCCACGCGTTTGATTCACAACGAGACGAACCCGCACAACGCGCGTCGCGTGGCCCAGGCGCACGGTCGGGAATGGGTGGTGGCCAATCCGCCGGCGATTCCGCTCGCGCAGGCCGAGATGGATCGCGTGTATGGCTTGCCCTTCACGCGCAAGCCGCATCCGGCGTACGGCGGGGCGAAAATACCGGCGTACGACGTGGTGAAGCACTCCGTGCAGATCATGCGTGGCTGCTTCGGCGGCTGTACGTTCTGCTCGATCACGGCGCACGAAGGTCGCATCATTCAGAGCCGCTCGAAGGAATCGATCCTCAGCGAGGTGCGCCGCATGGGCGAAGATCCCTCCTTTACCGGAGTGGTGAGCGATCTGGGGGGCCCGACGGCGAACATGTATGAGATGCGCTGCTCGCGCCCCGAGGTCGAAGCCGTCTGCCGGCGGTTGAGCTGCGTTCACCCGACCATCTGCAAGCTGCTGGGGACCGATCATGGACCGCTTATCGAGTTGATGCGCGAGGCACGTCAGCAGCCGGGCGTGCGCAAGGTATTTATCGCCTCGGGCATTCGCATGGATCTCGCCCGGCGCGATCCGGTCTACATGCGCGAGCTGGTCCGCCATCACGTGGGGGGCAAGTTGAAGGTCGCGCCCGAGCACGTCGATCCGCAGGTGCTCGACGCCATGAAGAAGCCGGCGAACGACGACTTCCTGGAGTTCGACCGCGAGTTTCAACGGGCGTCGAAGGAGGCAGGCAAGCAGCAATACCTGGTGCCCTACTTCATCGCCAGCCACCCGGCGAGCACGCTGGATTCGATGATCGAGCTGGCGTTGTTTCTCAAGCGGCAAGGGTATCAGCCGGACCAGGTGCAAGATTTTATCCCCAGCCCGATGGATATCGCGGCGGCCATGTACTACACGGGACTCGATCCCTTCACGATGAAGCCGGTCTACGTGGCGCAGCACTTGAGCGATCGCAAGTTACAACGAGCCTTGTTGCAATTCTTCAAGCCCGAGAATTATTTCGAGGTGCGCAAGGCGTTGGAGATGGCCGGCCGGCGCGATCTGATCGGTGACGGCTGCGATTCGCTGATTCCGTCGCGTCCGCCGAAGGAAGCCCTGCGTCGGCGGCGTACCGAAGCGACGCAGACCTTGACCAAGGAAAAACCCTCGAAGCGCGAGTCGCGCAAACAGAGCAGTGGAGGCTATCGTCCGCATCGCACCACGCAGACGCGCCGCACGCGAAAGGGTCAGCAGTAA
- a CDS encoding class I SAM-dependent methyltransferase yields the protein MFDSSQYELLDFGDGRKLERFGGYVIDRPSPAAERTLRHAETRVWPSADARFERTTRDEGEWHVAREADSPWIVEHGDWRLELKRTEFGHVGVFPEQAENWDWLARQVRSAGRPLKVLNLFAYTGASTLAAAAAGASVVHVDAARNTVAWASRNARQSGLAEAPIRWIVEDAARFVRREVRRGNHYDAVILDPPSYGHGPKGEPWKLGEHLLPLLRECAVLLGLQPASASTRQPARIQAGAELAAQVADARAQAEGTSPAFVLLTCHSPGFGPAELGACLSEAFFGSCGPRVEAKRLKLRAGDGRTLDAGVVARWTALA from the coding sequence ATGTTCGATTCCTCCCAGTACGAGCTGCTCGACTTCGGCGACGGTCGCAAGCTGGAACGATTCGGCGGCTACGTGATCGATCGCCCCTCGCCCGCCGCCGAGCGAACGTTACGCCATGCGGAGACTCGCGTCTGGCCGAGCGCTGACGCCAGATTCGAGCGTACGACGCGCGACGAAGGAGAATGGCACGTCGCGCGCGAAGCGGACTCTCCCTGGATCGTCGAACACGGCGACTGGCGATTGGAACTCAAACGCACCGAGTTCGGCCACGTGGGCGTCTTTCCCGAGCAGGCCGAGAACTGGGACTGGCTCGCGCGACAAGTGCGCAGCGCCGGGCGCCCGCTCAAGGTGTTGAATTTGTTTGCCTACACCGGCGCCAGCACGCTGGCGGCGGCCGCGGCCGGCGCGTCGGTCGTCCACGTCGATGCGGCGCGGAATACCGTCGCCTGGGCCAGCCGCAACGCGCGGCAGAGCGGGCTGGCCGAGGCGCCGATCCGCTGGATCGTCGAAGACGCGGCCCGTTTCGTACGCCGCGAGGTTCGCCGAGGCAACCACTACGACGCGGTGATTCTCGATCCCCCCAGTTACGGCCACGGTCCCAAGGGGGAACCCTGGAAGCTGGGCGAGCACTTGCTGCCCCTCTTGCGCGAGTGCGCGGTTCTGCTCGGCCTGCAACCGGCGTCCGCCTCGACGCGGCAACCCGCTCGCATACAGGCGGGCGCCGAACTTGCCGCGCAAGTCGCGGACGCCAGGGCGCAGGCAGAGGGAACTTCTCCGGCGTTTGTGTTGCTTACCTGCCACTCTCCCGGCTTCGGCCCGGCCGAACTGGGGGCCTGCCTGTCCGAGGCCTTTTTCGGCAGTTGTGGTCCCCGCGTCGAGGCCAAGCGGTTGAAGCTTCGCGCCGGCGATGGGCGGACGCTCGACGCCGGTGTCGTGGCTCGCTGGACGGCGTTGGCTTAG
- a CDS encoding alpha/beta hydrolase yields MRISVLFLVLTASCLVLPSLAKDQSFDSDGVKIRYTDEGSGPPVVLIHGYTASGDMNWRIPGIIAPLARQYRVITIDNRGHGLSDKPTSPGEYGAVMAEDIVRLLDHLEIDSAHLVGYSMGGMITLKVLATHPERVRSGLIGGMGWIELAESSREDSTAGEELKPLQACAQGFPTLGITREQLTAIQQPIEVVIGSNDGLLERRVDPLLEVRPDVPVVEIEGANHVTCVFRKEFRQAIIDFLAEQSADDAQQTPQ; encoded by the coding sequence ATGCGTATATCCGTGTTGTTCCTCGTACTGACCGCGAGTTGTCTGGTGCTGCCCAGTCTGGCAAAAGATCAATCCTTCGACTCCGACGGCGTGAAGATCCGCTATACCGACGAGGGCTCGGGCCCGCCGGTCGTGCTGATTCATGGCTATACCGCCTCGGGCGACATGAACTGGCGCATCCCGGGCATTATCGCTCCGCTCGCCAGGCAGTATCGCGTCATCACCATCGACAACCGCGGACACGGGCTGAGCGACAAGCCAACATCGCCCGGCGAATATGGCGCCGTCATGGCCGAGGACATTGTGCGCCTGCTCGACCATCTCGAGATCGACAGCGCGCATCTCGTCGGCTATTCGATGGGGGGCATGATTACCTTGAAGGTGCTCGCCACCCACCCCGAGCGCGTGCGCAGCGGGCTTATCGGCGGCATGGGCTGGATCGAGTTGGCGGAAAGTTCCCGCGAAGATTCGACCGCGGGCGAAGAGCTGAAACCGTTACAGGCCTGCGCTCAGGGATTTCCCACGCTCGGCATCACGCGCGAGCAACTGACCGCCATCCAGCAACCGATCGAGGTCGTGATCGGCAGCAACGACGGGCTGCTCGAACGCCGCGTCGATCCCCTGCTCGAAGTGCGCCCCGACGTGCCGGTCGTCGAAATCGAGGGGGCCAATCATGTCACGTGCGTGTTTCGTAAGGAATTTCGGCAAGCTATCATCGACTTCCTGGCCGAGCAGTCGGCGGATGACGCGCAGCAGACGCCCCAATGA
- a CDS encoding phosphoribosylformylglycinamidine synthase subunit PurQ, with protein MARPRVLILRAPGTNCDRETAFAFERAGGLPESIHINRLLERPRLVDDFQILCLPGGFSYGDDIAAGRILGNQIRHHLADALGRMKADGKLILGICNGFQILLKSGDLLDTVRDGEPAATLTLNDGGRFEDRWVHLDCRDSKCIFFQGIDTMYLPIAHAEGKFVVRSQSLLDEMTAAGQVALRYTTGAGNAPPSTEPLPFPANPNGAMANIAGLCDRSGRVCGLMPHPERHIDFTQHPQWTRREPVEHGDGFAVFRNAVRYFS; from the coding sequence ATGGCACGACCCCGCGTGTTGATCCTGCGAGCGCCTGGCACGAACTGCGACAGGGAGACCGCCTTCGCCTTCGAACGCGCGGGGGGCCTGCCCGAGTCGATCCACATCAATCGACTGCTCGAACGTCCGCGGCTGGTCGACGATTTTCAGATCCTCTGCCTGCCCGGCGGCTTCAGCTACGGCGACGACATCGCCGCCGGACGTATCCTGGGCAATCAGATCCGCCATCACCTGGCCGACGCGCTGGGCCGCATGAAGGCCGACGGCAAGCTGATCCTCGGCATCTGCAATGGGTTTCAGATCCTGCTCAAGTCGGGCGATCTGCTCGACACGGTTCGCGACGGCGAGCCCGCCGCCACGCTCACTTTGAACGACGGCGGCCGCTTTGAAGACCGCTGGGTACACCTCGACTGCCGCGACTCGAAGTGCATCTTCTTCCAGGGCATCGACACGATGTATCTGCCGATCGCGCACGCCGAAGGCAAGTTCGTCGTCCGCTCGCAGTCCTTGCTCGACGAGATGACCGCCGCGGGACAGGTCGCGTTGCGCTACACGACGGGCGCGGGAAATGCCCCACCGTCGACCGAGCCGCTGCCGTTTCCCGCCAACCCGAACGGCGCCATGGCGAACATCGCCGGCTTGTGTGATCGCTCGGGGCGCGTCTGCGGCTTGATGCCCCATCCCGAGCGTCACATCGACTTCACGCAACATCCGCAATGGACCCGCCGCGAGCCGGTCGAGCACGGCGACGGTTTTGCCGTGTTCCGTAACGCGGTGCGGTACTTCAGCTAA
- the purL gene encoding phosphoribosylformylglycinamidine synthase subunit PurL, which translates to MLWEVDIHPAEGQPDLAARQVRLEAAELGLSQDLRLRSARGFLLEGELGREDADRIARELLADTVVERPAVGAVGDAAITDQGASNEARLVHVLPKPDVMDPVAESTIAAIADMGLRVRAVRTLRKYWFDQLSDEQLRLLRTKVLANDAIEEVIVGPLTFDRLAVGAPYSFKLQTVPLSTLDEAALVRLSREGQLYLSLAEMQTIQTHFRGLGREPTDIELETVAQTWSEHCSHKTLKGRIHYRDESGSRHFQNMLKETIFAATQSIRRTLGADDWCVSVFEDNAGVVTFDDHHHVVFKVETHNHPSALEPYGGANTGLGGVIRDPLGTGLGAKPICNTDVFCFAPPDTPAEEIPPGVLHPRRVMRGVVSGVRDYGNRMGIPTVNGAVYFDPRYLGNPLVYCGNVGLLPKDKARGAARPGDLIVAVGGRTGRDGIHGATFSSAELTSESESVSGGAVQIGNAITEKKVLDVILAARDRELYTAITDCGAGGFSSAVGEMGAKIGAQVWLDRVPLKYDGLSYTEIWISEAQERMVVAVPPEKWEALAALCRSEGVEATAIGEFLPTGRLKLIYHDHEVGDLSMEFLHDGQPPVVREAVYQPAPIEAFKLPEAGRGDWTPTLTKILGSLNVASKEWIIRQYDHEVQGGSVVKPLVGVSNDGPGDAAVVRPVLGSRRGVVVACGMNPQYGDFDTYDMAASAIDEAIRNCIAVGADPARIAILDNFCWGDCERAETLGSLVRAALACQDLAVAFGTPFISGKDSLNNEFKYTDTSGQRQSIAIPPSLLISAIGQIDDVSRAVTMDLKRGGNYLYLVGTTRAEMGGSHLNLVEGGAGGLVPKVIPERALATFRALHGAIRERLVRACHDLSEGGLAVALAEMAFAGGLGAEIELDRVLHDMPPSELADATLLFSESNSRFLCEVAPEQAAAFEGALGQVPLAKIGQVTETGRVQVCGLASTGGKLVIDEDIAALKEAWQAPLRW; encoded by the coding sequence ATGCTCTGGGAAGTTGATATTCATCCGGCCGAAGGCCAGCCCGATCTGGCCGCCCGACAAGTCCGGCTCGAAGCCGCCGAGTTGGGGCTCTCGCAAGACCTGCGTCTGCGATCCGCGCGGGGCTTTCTGCTCGAAGGCGAACTTGGCCGCGAGGACGCCGACCGTATCGCCCGCGAATTGCTGGCCGATACGGTCGTCGAGCGTCCGGCGGTCGGCGCCGTCGGCGATGCCGCCATCACGGATCAGGGGGCGTCGAACGAGGCGCGGCTCGTCCACGTCTTGCCCAAGCCGGACGTGATGGATCCCGTCGCCGAAAGCACCATCGCGGCCATCGCCGACATGGGGTTGCGAGTGCGCGCCGTCCGCACGCTGCGGAAATATTGGTTCGATCAGCTCAGCGACGAACAATTGCGCCTGTTGCGCACGAAGGTCCTGGCCAACGACGCCATCGAAGAGGTGATTGTCGGGCCGTTGACATTCGACCGGTTGGCCGTGGGAGCCCCCTACTCGTTCAAGCTGCAGACCGTGCCCCTTTCGACCCTCGACGAGGCGGCGCTCGTGCGTCTCAGTCGCGAGGGACAGCTTTATCTGTCGCTCGCCGAGATGCAGACGATCCAAACGCATTTCCGCGGGCTGGGCCGCGAACCGACCGACATCGAGCTCGAAACCGTCGCACAAACCTGGAGCGAGCACTGTAGCCACAAGACCCTCAAAGGACGCATTCACTACCGCGACGAGTCGGGCTCGCGTCACTTCCAGAACATGCTCAAGGAGACGATCTTCGCCGCCACGCAGTCGATCCGCCGCACGCTCGGCGCCGACGACTGGTGCGTCAGCGTCTTCGAGGACAACGCCGGCGTCGTGACGTTCGACGACCACCACCATGTGGTGTTCAAGGTCGAGACGCACAATCACCCCTCGGCGCTCGAGCCTTACGGCGGCGCCAACACGGGGCTGGGTGGAGTGATTCGCGATCCGCTGGGAACGGGTTTGGGCGCCAAGCCCATCTGCAATACGGACGTCTTTTGCTTCGCGCCCCCCGATACCCCGGCCGAGGAGATTCCCCCCGGCGTGCTCCATCCGCGACGCGTGATGCGCGGGGTGGTCTCTGGCGTGCGCGACTACGGCAACCGCATGGGCATTCCCACGGTGAACGGCGCGGTCTATTTCGATCCGCGCTATCTCGGCAATCCGCTCGTTTATTGCGGCAATGTGGGCTTGTTGCCCAAGGACAAAGCTCGAGGGGCCGCGCGGCCGGGCGATCTGATCGTGGCCGTCGGCGGTCGCACGGGCCGAGACGGCATTCATGGCGCGACGTTCAGCTCGGCCGAGTTGACCTCGGAAAGCGAGAGCGTTTCGGGGGGGGCCGTGCAAATCGGCAACGCCATCACCGAAAAGAAAGTGCTCGACGTGATCCTCGCCGCCCGCGATCGCGAGCTCTACACGGCGATCACCGATTGCGGCGCCGGTGGCTTTTCGAGCGCCGTCGGCGAGATGGGGGCCAAGATCGGCGCCCAGGTCTGGTTGGATCGCGTGCCGCTCAAGTACGACGGCCTATCGTACACCGAGATCTGGATCTCCGAAGCGCAGGAACGGATGGTGGTGGCCGTGCCGCCGGAGAAATGGGAAGCTCTCGCGGCGCTCTGCCGGTCGGAAGGGGTCGAGGCGACCGCCATTGGCGAGTTCCTGCCCACGGGCCGCCTGAAGCTCATCTACCACGACCATGAGGTAGGCGATCTCTCGATGGAGTTTCTCCACGACGGTCAACCCCCGGTCGTGCGCGAGGCGGTCTACCAACCCGCTCCGATCGAGGCGTTCAAACTGCCCGAGGCCGGCCGCGGCGATTGGACCCCCACACTGACGAAGATCCTGGGCTCGCTCAACGTGGCGAGCAAAGAGTGGATCATTCGCCAGTACGATCACGAAGTGCAGGGAGGGAGCGTCGTGAAGCCGCTGGTCGGCGTGTCGAACGACGGGCCCGGCGACGCCGCCGTCGTGCGGCCGGTGCTGGGCTCGCGGCGCGGCGTGGTGGTGGCCTGCGGCATGAACCCGCAGTACGGCGACTTCGACACCTACGACATGGCCGCCAGCGCCATCGACGAGGCGATTCGCAATTGCATCGCCGTCGGCGCCGACCCGGCGCGGATCGCCATTCTCGACAACTTCTGCTGGGGGGACTGCGAGCGAGCGGAGACGCTGGGCTCGCTCGTTCGCGCGGCGCTGGCCTGCCAGGATCTGGCCGTCGCCTTTGGCACCCCCTTCATCAGCGGCAAGGACAGCCTGAACAACGAGTTCAAATACACCGACACCTCGGGCCAGCGGCAATCGATCGCCATTCCGCCGTCACTCTTGATTAGCGCCATCGGCCAGATCGACGACGTCAGCCGCGCCGTGACGATGGACTTGAAACGCGGGGGCAACTACCTCTACCTCGTCGGCACGACGCGTGCCGAGATGGGGGGCTCGCATCTGAACCTGGTCGAGGGCGGAGCGGGGGGGCTCGTCCCGAAGGTGATTCCCGAGCGGGCGCTGGCCACGTTCCGCGCCTTGCATGGCGCGATTCGTGAGCGACTCGTCCGCGCGTGCCACGATCTGAGCGAAGGTGGTTTGGCCGTAGCGCTGGCCGAAATGGCCTTTGCCGGCGGCCTGGGGGCGGAAATCGAGCTGGACCGCGTCCTCCACGACATGCCCCCCAGCGAACTGGCCGATGCCACGCTGCTGTTCAGCGAATCGAACTCGCGCTTCTTGTGCGAGGTGGCCCCCGAACAGGCCGCGGCGTTTGAAGGCGCCCTCGGCCAAGTACCGCTGGCCAAGATCGGTCAGGTGACCGAGACGGGGCGCGTGCAGGTGTGCGGACTCGCCAGTACCGGAGGCAAGCTCGTTATCGATGAAGATATCGCCGCGCTGAAAGAGGCCTGGCAGGCGCCGCTTCGCTGGTAG
- a CDS encoding prephenate dehydrogenase/arogenate dehydrogenase family protein: protein MSTWNSVAIVGVGLIGGSIGLALRHRRLADRVVGIGRREESLRVAKSRGAVTATTTSLATGVADAELVIVCTPVEQIAEHVRQTAEHCPSGALVTDAGSTKASIVGQLGGDLGRDVRFVGSHPLAGGEKSGPGEADADLFVQRVVVVTPDRHTRPQDREAISQFWTSLGARVVEMSPQAHDSAVATTSHLPHVVAAALAAAVPEENFAISAGGLRDTTRIAAGDVELWTQILLDNREPVLAALDAFDRSLAAFRAALEARDREQLKQALNQAKRKRDALGS from the coding sequence ATGAGCACCTGGAATTCCGTGGCCATTGTGGGTGTCGGCCTGATCGGTGGATCGATCGGCTTGGCCCTGCGCCACCGGAGATTGGCAGACCGGGTGGTGGGCATCGGCCGGCGTGAAGAAAGCCTGCGGGTGGCCAAGTCGCGCGGGGCGGTGACCGCCACGACCACCAGCCTGGCCACCGGAGTGGCCGACGCCGAACTGGTGATCGTCTGCACGCCGGTCGAGCAGATCGCCGAGCACGTTCGTCAGACGGCCGAGCATTGCCCCAGCGGCGCCCTGGTGACCGACGCCGGCAGCACGAAGGCCTCGATCGTGGGGCAACTCGGGGGCGACCTGGGGCGCGACGTCCGCTTCGTGGGGAGCCATCCCTTGGCGGGGGGCGAGAAGTCTGGTCCGGGCGAGGCCGACGCCGATCTGTTCGTCCAGCGGGTCGTGGTCGTGACTCCCGATCGCCACACCCGGCCGCAAGACCGCGAGGCGATCTCGCAGTTTTGGACGAGTCTCGGGGCCCGTGTCGTCGAGATGTCGCCCCAGGCGCACGATAGCGCGGTGGCCACGACCAGCCATCTGCCGCACGTGGTGGCGGCGGCCTTGGCGGCGGCCGTGCCGGAAGAAAACTTTGCCATCTCGGCCGGCGGTCTCCGCGATACGACACGAATCGCGGCGGGCGATGTGGAACTGTGGACGCAGATTCTGCTCGACAACCGCGAGCCGGTCCTCGCGGCGCTCGACGCGTTCGATCGCTCGCTCGCGGCCTTTCGCGCCGCCTTGGAGGCGCGCGACCGCGAACAACTGAAACAGGCCCTCAACCAGGCGAAACGGAAGCGCGATGCTCTGGGAAGTTGA
- a CDS encoding type II secretion system F family protein, with amino-acid sequence MIFAPRVGLRELASLCRRWGTALEAGIDLRRLLERETSSRSASGLERRLAVIHDGISRGDTLVDSLARTGNYFPTLFHEMVEVGEETGRLSEVFRQLAEHYEHQLTLRRNFLAALAWPAIQLTAAVGIVGLLIFIMGVIAPAGGQPIDILGFGLVGTSGLMIYLLIVGSIAVVVAILVQALRRGLAWTAPVQRLLVRLPVLGPSLRTLALSRLAWSLHVTLDAGMALTRALPLSLRSTHMLEYANASDDVVRAVKSGREISEALSRSAPYPRDFLDHLEIGERSGRLPESMALLSRQYQEQAQRALGTLTVLAGFAVWALVAMLIIAIIFKLAFFYIGTINDALKM; translated from the coding sequence ATGATCTTCGCTCCTCGCGTTGGTTTGCGTGAGTTGGCTTCTCTTTGCCGCCGTTGGGGCACCGCGCTCGAGGCGGGCATCGACCTGCGGCGTCTGCTGGAGCGCGAGACTTCCAGCCGCTCCGCCTCGGGGCTCGAACGTCGCCTGGCGGTGATTCACGATGGCATCTCGCGCGGCGATACGCTCGTCGACTCGCTCGCCCGCACCGGCAACTACTTCCCGACACTCTTCCACGAGATGGTCGAGGTCGGGGAAGAAACGGGGCGCCTCTCCGAAGTCTTCCGCCAACTGGCCGAGCATTACGAGCATCAGCTCACCCTGCGACGAAACTTTCTGGCCGCGCTCGCCTGGCCGGCCATTCAACTCACCGCCGCCGTGGGCATCGTCGGACTGTTGATCTTCATCATGGGCGTAATTGCGCCGGCGGGAGGTCAGCCGATCGACATCCTGGGGTTTGGCCTCGTCGGCACGTCGGGATTGATGATCTACCTGCTCATCGTGGGGTCGATCGCCGTGGTGGTAGCGATTCTGGTGCAGGCACTGCGGCGAGGTCTGGCCTGGACCGCGCCGGTGCAACGGCTGCTCGTGCGCCTGCCCGTCCTGGGGCCCAGCCTGCGGACGTTGGCATTGTCGCGACTGGCGTGGTCGTTGCACGTGACGCTCGATGCCGGCATGGCCCTGACGCGTGCCTTGCCCCTCTCGCTCCGCAGCACGCACATGCTCGAGTACGCCAACGCCAGCGACGACGTCGTCCGGGCCGTGAAATCGGGGCGCGAAATCAGCGAGGCGCTCTCGCGTTCGGCTCCCTACCCGCGCGACTTTCTCGATCATCTCGAGATCGGCGAACGGAGCGGCCGCCTGCCCGAGTCGATGGCGCTGCTCTCGCGGCAGTACCAGGAACAGGCGCAGCGCGCCCTCGGCACGCTGACCGTACTGGCTGGTTTTGCCGTCTGGGCGCTCGTGGCGATGCTGATCATCGCCATCATCTTCAAGCTGGCGTTCTTCTACATCGGCACGATCAACGACGCGTTGAAGATGTAG
- a CDS encoding MoaD/ThiS family protein, producing MAIVFIPHQMRDLTGGVAHLEVEAKSLRQAIRALDEQFPGIAARLTAGEGLSPGIQVSIDGAISSRGLLAPIKPTSEVHFLPAIGGG from the coding sequence ATGGCCATCGTCTTCATTCCTCACCAGATGCGTGATCTGACCGGGGGCGTAGCCCATCTCGAAGTCGAGGCGAAATCGTTGCGCCAAGCCATCCGCGCGCTCGACGAGCAGTTTCCCGGCATCGCCGCACGGCTGACCGCCGGCGAAGGGCTTTCGCCGGGCATTCAAGTCTCGATCGATGGCGCCATCTCGAGCCGAGGCCTGCTCGCGCCGATCAAGCCCACGAGCGAAGTACACTTCCTGCCCGCTATCGGCGGCGGATGA
- the xerC gene encoding tyrosine recombinase XerC, whose amino-acid sequence MRTAIARFLDYLRVERNASPLTEKSYREDLEALAGYLADLNGGDCPPPEEIQTLDLRGYVAALHEAGYARTTIARRLASLRSFFRFGQREGWAKSNLAKPLRNPRQARTLPHFLSTEEVGRLLDAPADRGPLGLRDRALLETLYSAGLRVSEVVGLNDGDVDLDSGVIKVRGKGRKERLALLGSYAAKAIKRWLRVRTLHVREASGASAPVFVNKFGRRLTTRSVGRLLEKYLRETGLDRRTTPHTLRHSFATHLLDRGADIRSVQELLGHKSLSTTQIYTHVSTTALRAAYERAHPRAK is encoded by the coding sequence ATGCGGACGGCCATCGCCCGCTTTCTCGATTACCTGCGGGTCGAACGCAACGCGTCGCCGCTGACCGAGAAGAGCTATCGCGAGGATCTCGAAGCGCTGGCCGGCTACCTGGCCGACCTCAACGGCGGAGATTGCCCCCCGCCCGAAGAGATCCAAACGCTCGACCTCCGCGGGTACGTCGCCGCGCTGCACGAGGCGGGCTATGCCCGCACGACCATCGCTCGGCGCCTGGCCTCGTTGCGGAGCTTTTTCCGCTTCGGCCAGCGCGAAGGTTGGGCCAAGTCGAACCTGGCCAAGCCGCTGCGCAATCCGCGGCAAGCGCGCACGCTGCCCCACTTTCTTTCGACCGAGGAAGTCGGCCGTTTGCTCGACGCGCCGGCCGACCGCGGTCCGCTCGGACTGCGTGATCGGGCCCTGCTCGAAACGCTCTACTCGGCCGGACTCCGCGTCAGCGAGGTCGTGGGGCTCAATGACGGCGACGTCGATCTCGACTCGGGCGTGATCAAGGTCCGCGGCAAGGGGCGCAAAGAGCGGCTGGCCCTGTTGGGTTCGTACGCCGCCAAGGCGATCAAACGCTGGCTCCGCGTGCGCACGCTGCACGTGCGCGAGGCGTCGGGCGCGAGCGCACCGGTGTTTGTGAATAAGTTCGGCCGCCGGCTCACGACGCGCAGCGTGGGCCGCTTGCTCGAAAAATATCTCCGCGAAACCGGGCTCGACCGCCGCACCACACCCCACACGCTACGGCACAGCTTCGCCACGCATCTGCTCGATCGCGGCGCGGATATCCGCAGCGTGCAAGAACTGCTGGGGCATAAAAGCCTTTCCACCACGCAGATCTACACGCACGTCAGCACGACAGCCCTGCGCGCGGCGTACGAACGTGCCCATCCCCGCGCGAAGTAG